The genome window ATGCAACCAACGGCATTGAAAACTACAGCCTCACCGAAGAAGGAAATATCCGGGTACAATACACCTTTAGAAAAGATTCGCCCCAAGGAAAAGAAAAAATCATGACTCAGAAAGGGTGGATTTACAATAAGGAAAGCAATGCAGACTGGAGAGTCAGGCCATTGTGGCCTCTAAAACTCCCCTATTACATCTTGGAAATAGATGAAGATTATCAATATACGGTGATCGGTACTAATAACTTCAAATACCTCTGGATCATGTCCAGAAATCCAAAAATGGATGAACAACTGATCCAGCAGATATCCAGTCGCATGACTGACAGGGGCTACGATATGTCGGAAATTCAATATATGGAACAGAGTTGGGGATCAAATCAATGATGAAGACAGTAAACGGTGTCCTCCTCTATAATGCATTCCTAGCAGGGTACTTTAAAATAGACGGCAATCGTGAATATATGAACCAAATCAATGTTTTTCCCGTTAGAGACGGGGATACAGGCTCCAATATCGTTTCCATGTTCAGATTGACAACAGAGAATTTAGTATCCTGTAAATCTGTTGGAAAATTGATGAATAGGATTGCCCGCCTCTCACTGGAAGGGGCAAGGGGGAATTCTGGAATGATTATTTCTCAATTTCTCAACAGTATGTCCAAAAACATCTTCAATAAAGAAACAATATCACTCCCCGAGTTAGGAAAGATTTTACAAATGGCTGCCAATGATGCCTATGAAGCGGTTGAAAACCCTCAGGAAGGGACAATTTTGACTGTAATGAAAATATGGGCAGATTCTTTTTTAGAAAATTCCGCAAAAGATATGAACCTTGAAGACATCATGAATGAAGCCCTTGTAAAAGCAAAAGAGGCTCTGGATAAGACACAGGAGCAACTATCTGTTTTAAAAGAAAACAATGTTGTCGATGCAGGAGCCTGGGGTTTTGTCTGTTTCCTGGAAGGTATCGCAGGCTTAGGCCATAAGGGGATTCTCCCGCTAGCAGTAAGAAAAACACTCAGGAATCCTGATATTCCCATGATAGAGCCAACAAAACAAAGTGTTCACATATTCAATAAGGAGATTAAATACAGGTACTGCACAGAAGTGCTCATGGCAGATGTCACCACAGGACAGGAAGAATTGAAGGAAATTCTCAATCCTCTGGGAGATTCTCTGATTGTCACTTCCGGATTGGAAAGAACACGCATCCATATCCATACAAACAAGCCACAAAATGTGATAGCAGAGATGTATAAAGTAGGCAGAATTATTCAGCAAAAGGCAGATGATATGATCAGGCAGGAACAGGTGGTTAATAAACGGATTGCCAAAGTTGCAGTGGTCACAGACTCAATAGCCGATTTATCCCATGAAA of Oceanispirochaeta crateris contains these proteins:
- a CDS encoding lipocalin family protein; its protein translation is MKIFLASVMTLIILASCATTRKEPFQETEEYVDIERFTGDWYVIALLPTAFEKDATNGIENYSLTEEGNIRVQYTFRKDSPQGKEKIMTQKGWIYNKESNADWRVRPLWPLKLPYYILEIDEDYQYTVIGTNNFKYLWIMSRNPKMDEQLIQQISSRMTDRGYDMSEIQYMEQSWGSNQ
- a CDS encoding DAK2 domain-containing protein; translation: MMKTVNGVLLYNAFLAGYFKIDGNREYMNQINVFPVRDGDTGSNIVSMFRLTTENLVSCKSVGKLMNRIARLSLEGARGNSGMIISQFLNSMSKNIFNKETISLPELGKILQMAANDAYEAVENPQEGTILTVMKIWADSFLENSAKDMNLEDIMNEALVKAKEALDKTQEQLSVLKENNVVDAGAWGFVCFLEGIAGLGHKGILPLAVRKTLRNPDIPMIEPTKQSVHIFNKEIKYRYCTEVLMADVTTGQEELKEILNPLGDSLIVTSGLERTRIHIHTNKPQNVIAEMYKVGRIIQQKADDMIRQEQVVNKRIAKVAVVTDSIADLSHEILDQFQIHVINLHLHWDDEEYLDRLTIRPDDFYTMQSYRTSFPSSSFPPGREVEMYYEYLLDHYEALIVLSVAKELSGTWQRMKLSAEKFNTKQQKIAVVDTCLNSVAQGLLVKMIAQKAAEGSSLNELVEAAEELKSRIRIFVMVKTFKFMIKGGRVSPLKGFIAKILNLKPIVSLDQNGKGVAFEKSFSSRGLMKKITRLVSTIEGDNGIEEYAIVHASARERAEKWGDFIHEITRKSPSYITDISPIVGMHSGKGAIAIGLVEKKKRRS